A window of the Bacteroides thetaiotaomicron VPI-5482 genome harbors these coding sequences:
- a CDS encoding IS3 family transposase — MVSLCKLFGVTKQAFYKYVDHSTDSSARERFVLEFVKRVRSKDPGIGGMKLWLMYRNEFGTSQAFVGRDCFCAILSKYKLTIRKRFRAPRTTDSSHHLPQYPDLTRTLLLEHPDQLWVSDITYITIWLPDGSYVFCYLSLVTDAYTKEIIGYCVGDTLGSCYTVEALEMAVRRIAAKEIKGLIHHSDRGVQYASADYIAILRHNGILPSMTEDGNPKDNAIAERVNGIIKNELLQGMRFSSIQEVRKAVATAVHFYNNERPHMSLDMLTPVQAGEMQGPIRKRWISYREKYLNVALA; from the coding sequence GTGGTCTCTCTTTGCAAATTGTTTGGTGTAACAAAGCAAGCCTTTTATAAGTATGTTGACCATAGTACGGATAGTTCGGCCCGTGAACGTTTTGTTCTTGAGTTTGTCAAACGTGTGCGTTCAAAGGACCCTGGTATTGGGGGGATGAAACTTTGGCTGATGTACCGTAATGAGTTCGGCACCAGCCAGGCCTTTGTTGGGCGTGACTGTTTCTGTGCTATATTGTCCAAGTATAAGCTGACAATACGCAAACGTTTTCGGGCTCCACGTACGACAGACTCCTCTCATCACTTGCCACAGTATCCTGATTTAACCAGGACATTGCTATTAGAACATCCTGATCAGCTGTGGGTTAGTGATATCACTTACATTACCATATGGTTGCCTGACGGCAGTTATGTGTTCTGCTACCTGTCTCTGGTGACAGACGCCTATACGAAGGAGATCATTGGGTATTGCGTAGGTGATACTCTGGGAAGCTGTTACACAGTGGAAGCTCTGGAAATGGCAGTCAGACGCATAGCTGCAAAGGAGATTAAGGGTTTGATCCATCACTCCGACCGAGGCGTACAATATGCCAGTGCGGATTATATTGCCATATTACGACATAACGGGATTCTTCCCAGCATGACAGAGGATGGCAATCCCAAGGACAATGCCATAGCTGAGCGTGTGAATGGCATTATAAAGAATGAATTGCTGCAAGGAATGCGCTTTAGTTCAATACAGGAAGTCAGAAAAGCTGTAGCAACAGCCGTTCACTTCTATAACAACGAAAGGCCTCATATGAGCTTGGATATGCTTACCCCGGTACAGGCAGGAGAAATGCAAGGACCTATCAGGAAAAGATGGATAAGCTACAGAGAAAAGTATCTGAATGTAGCACTTGCTTAA
- a CDS encoding sigma-54-dependent transcriptional regulator produces MSKILIIDDEVQIRSLLARMLGLEGYEVCQAGDCKAAIRQLEIQQPDVALCDVFLPDGNGVDLVLNIKKTAPNVEVILLTAHGNIPDGVQAIKNGAFDYITKGDDNNKIIPLISRAVEKAKMNVRLEKLEKKVSQLYSFDSILGESKVLKEAVMLAQKVSVTDVPVLLTGETGTGKEVFAQAIHYNSKRSKQSFVAVNCSSFSKELLESEMFGHKAGSFTGALKDKKGLFEEANNGTIFLDEIGEMAFELQAKLLRILETGEYIKIGDTKPTHVNVRIIAATNRNLTEEIKAGRFREDLFYRLSVFQVHLPALRERTGDIRILATAFAKSFSEKLSYTVNEMTPAFLHALEQQPWKGNIRELRNVIERSLIVCEGGHLDVCDLPLEIQNTHYECSDDNIGSFELAAMERRHIARVLEYTKGNKTETARLLKIGLTTLYRKIEEYKI; encoded by the coding sequence ATGAGTAAAATTCTTATCATTGACGATGAGGTTCAGATTCGTAGCCTGTTGGCTCGTATGCTCGGACTGGAGGGTTATGAGGTGTGTCAGGCGGGTGATTGCAAGGCAGCTATCAGGCAGTTGGAAATTCAACAGCCGGATGTGGCTTTGTGTGATGTCTTTCTTCCCGATGGAAACGGGGTCGATCTGGTGTTGAACATTAAAAAGACAGCTCCGAATGTGGAAGTCATTCTTCTTACCGCTCACGGTAATATACCCGACGGAGTGCAGGCAATCAAGAACGGTGCATTTGATTATATAACCAAAGGGGACGATAATAATAAGATTATCCCTCTGATCAGTCGTGCCGTTGAGAAGGCTAAGATGAATGTCCGGTTAGAGAAACTGGAAAAGAAAGTCAGTCAGCTATATTCTTTTGATTCCATTCTGGGAGAATCGAAAGTGCTGAAAGAAGCTGTTATGCTGGCACAGAAGGTTTCGGTGACTGATGTTCCGGTGTTGTTGACCGGAGAAACGGGGACCGGAAAAGAAGTATTTGCACAAGCCATACATTATAATAGTAAGCGGAGCAAACAGAGCTTTGTTGCCGTGAACTGTTCGTCTTTCAGTAAGGAACTGCTGGAGAGTGAAATGTTCGGGCATAAAGCCGGGTCCTTCACCGGAGCTTTGAAGGACAAGAAAGGACTCTTCGAAGAAGCCAACAACGGTACGATCTTTTTGGATGAAATCGGAGAAATGGCTTTTGAACTACAGGCCAAATTGCTGCGTATTCTCGAAACAGGCGAATATATAAAGATAGGAGATACGAAACCGACGCACGTGAATGTTCGTATTATTGCTGCTACCAACCGCAATCTGACAGAGGAAATCAAAGCGGGACGTTTCCGTGAAGACCTGTTTTATCGTCTTTCGGTATTTCAGGTACATCTGCCGGCACTTCGCGAACGTACCGGTGATATCAGAATTCTTGCCACTGCCTTTGCAAAGAGCTTTTCCGAGAAACTTTCGTATACGGTCAATGAGATGACTCCTGCTTTTCTTCATGCGTTGGAACAGCAACCCTGGAAAGGAAATATCCGTGAATTGCGGAATGTGATAGAACGGAGTCTGATTGTCTGCGAAGGCGGGCATCTGGATGTGTGCGATCTTCCGTTGGAGATTCAGAATACTCATTATGAATGTTCGGATGATAATATCGGTAGTTTTGAACTGGCTGCTATGGAACGAAGGCATATTGCCCGCGTCCTGGAATATACGAAAGGCAACAAGACGGAAACTGCCCGCTTGCTGAAGATCGGTCTTACCACTTTGTACAGGAAGATAGAGGAATACAAAATATAA
- a CDS encoding K(+)-transporting ATPase subunit C, producing the protein MKTLFKSLKITLVFCVFFSVFYILILWLFAQVAGPNKGNAEVATLDGKVVGAANVGQMFTKDIYFWGRPSCAGDGYDASSSSGSNKGPTNPEYLAEVEARIDTFLVHHPYLSRKDVPAEMVTASASGLDPNITPQCAYVQVKRVAQARGLTENQVKEIVDQSVEKPLLGIFGTEKINVLKLNIALEENK; encoded by the coding sequence ATGAAAACTTTATTTAAATCACTAAAGATAACTCTTGTTTTCTGTGTCTTTTTCTCCGTATTCTATATTCTTATTTTGTGGTTGTTTGCACAAGTGGCAGGACCTAATAAGGGAAATGCTGAAGTTGCCACACTGGATGGAAAAGTGGTGGGTGCGGCCAATGTCGGTCAGATGTTTACAAAAGATATTTATTTCTGGGGACGTCCTTCGTGTGCCGGAGACGGTTATGATGCTTCTAGTTCGTCCGGCAGCAACAAAGGACCCACGAATCCCGAATATCTGGCTGAAGTGGAAGCGCGTATCGATACGTTCCTTGTACATCATCCCTATCTGAGCCGTAAAGATGTTCCGGCGGAGATGGTAACGGCGAGTGCCTCCGGTCTCGACCCTAATATTACTCCGCAATGTGCATATGTGCAGGTAAAGAGAGTGGCACAGGCACGTGGACTGACTGAAAATCAAGTGAAAGAAATCGTTGATCAAAGTGTGGAGAAGCCTTTACTCGGAATTTTCGGAACGGAGAAAATAAATGTGCTGAAGCTGAATATAGCACTTGAAGAGAATAAATAA
- the kdpB gene encoding potassium-transporting ATPase subunit KdpB — protein sequence MKNMKSASLFQKEQVIESLKQSFVKLNPRLMIKNPIMYTVEVATVVMLFVTLYSIINPSQGSFAYNIAVFIILFITLLFANFAEAIAEARGKAQADSLRKTREETPAKKVEGNQIVTVSSSQLKKGDVFVCEAGDVIPSDGEIIEGLASIDESAITGESAPVIREAGGDKSSVTGGTKVLSDHIKVMVTTQPGESFLDKMIALVEGASRQKTPNEIALTILLAGFTLVFVIVCVTLKPFADYSNTVITIASLISLFVCLIPTTIGGLLSAIGIAGMDRALRANVITKSGKAVETAGDIDTLLLDKTGTITIGNRKATHFHTAPGIDLHAFVENCLLSSLSDETPEGKSIVELGRESGIRMRSLNTTGARMIKFTAETKCSGVDLPDGTQIRKGAFDAIRKIVETAGNKFPEEVEKVIAAISSNGGTPLVVCVNRKVTGVIELQDIIKPGIQERFERLRKMGVKTVMVTGDNPLTAKYIAEKAGVDDFIAEAKPEDKMEYIKKEQQSGKLVAMMGDGTNDAPALAQANVGVAMNSGTQAAKEAGNMVDLDNDPTKLIEIVEIGKQLLMTRGTLTTFSIANDVAKYFAIVPALFMVAIPELAALNIMQLHSPESAILSAVIFNAIIIPILIPLALRGVQYKPIGASALLRRNLLIYGVGGVIAPFIGIKLIDLLVGLFF from the coding sequence ATGAAAAATATGAAATCAGCTTCTTTGTTTCAAAAGGAGCAAGTTATAGAAAGCCTGAAACAATCATTCGTGAAGCTAAACCCGCGACTGATGATAAAGAACCCGATCATGTATACGGTAGAGGTGGCTACAGTGGTCATGTTGTTTGTGACACTTTACTCCATCATCAATCCCTCTCAGGGTTCGTTTGCCTACAACATAGCTGTGTTTATCATTCTGTTTATTACACTGCTGTTTGCCAATTTTGCCGAAGCGATTGCCGAAGCACGGGGAAAAGCGCAAGCCGACAGCCTGCGTAAAACACGGGAAGAGACACCTGCCAAAAAGGTGGAAGGTAATCAAATAGTGACTGTAAGTTCTTCACAGCTAAAGAAAGGAGATGTGTTTGTCTGTGAAGCCGGAGACGTGATTCCGTCCGATGGGGAAATAATCGAAGGATTGGCCTCTATCGATGAAAGTGCGATTACAGGTGAGTCTGCTCCGGTGATCCGGGAGGCAGGCGGCGATAAAAGCTCAGTGACGGGAGGTACGAAAGTATTGTCCGATCATATAAAAGTAATGGTGACCACCCAACCGGGAGAAAGTTTTCTGGATAAAATGATTGCACTGGTAGAAGGTGCGTCTCGTCAGAAAACTCCGAATGAGATAGCACTGACTATTCTGCTGGCTGGTTTTACACTTGTCTTTGTCATTGTGTGTGTGACGTTAAAACCGTTTGCCGATTACAGCAATACTGTCATTACCATTGCTTCACTTATTTCTTTGTTTGTGTGTCTGATTCCGACAACAATCGGAGGACTTCTTTCTGCCATCGGTATTGCCGGTATGGACCGTGCACTACGTGCGAATGTGATAACAAAATCGGGTAAGGCAGTGGAAACTGCCGGCGATATTGATACCTTGTTGCTGGATAAGACCGGAACTATCACCATCGGTAATCGTAAAGCTACCCATTTTCACACTGCGCCGGGCATTGATCTGCACGCTTTTGTAGAAAACTGTCTGCTTTCTTCTCTGTCCGATGAAACTCCGGAAGGCAAATCAATCGTAGAACTGGGACGTGAATCAGGTATCCGTATGCGCAGCTTGAATACGACAGGCGCACGAATGATTAAGTTTACAGCCGAAACCAAATGCTCGGGTGTCGATTTGCCGGACGGAACTCAGATTCGTAAAGGGGCTTTTGATGCTATCCGTAAGATTGTGGAAACTGCCGGAAATAAATTCCCCGAAGAAGTGGAAAAGGTGATCGCTGCTATTTCAAGCAATGGTGGTACGCCGTTGGTGGTATGTGTTAATCGGAAAGTGACGGGTGTTATCGAATTGCAGGATATCATCAAGCCGGGTATTCAGGAACGTTTCGAACGCTTGCGCAAAATGGGAGTGAAGACAGTGATGGTGACCGGTGATAACCCGCTGACTGCCAAATATATTGCAGAAAAGGCAGGTGTCGATGATTTTATTGCCGAAGCGAAGCCGGAAGATAAAATGGAATATATCAAGAAGGAACAACAGTCCGGCAAACTGGTGGCAATGATGGGGGACGGTACGAATGATGCTCCCGCTTTGGCTCAGGCGAATGTCGGAGTAGCAATGAACAGTGGTACGCAGGCTGCAAAGGAAGCCGGCAATATGGTAGATCTGGATAATGATCCTACCAAACTGATCGAGATTGTGGAAATCGGTAAGCAGTTGCTGATGACCCGTGGAACACTGACTACTTTCTCTATCGCCAACGATGTGGCTAAATATTTTGCCATTGTCCCCGCCTTGTTTATGGTGGCTATCCCCGAACTGGCGGCGTTGAATATCATGCAGTTGCATAGTCCTGAGAGTGCGATCCTTTCGGCAGTCATCTTCAATGCGATTATTATTCCGATCTTGATTCCGTTGGCTTTGCGTGGCGTTCAGTACAAGCCGATAGGTGCAAGTGCTTTGCTTCGCCGGAATCTGCTGATTTACGGTGTAGGTGGTGTGATTGCTCCGTTTATCGGAATTAAACTGATTGATTTATTAGTAGGTTTATTCTTTTAA
- the kdpA gene encoding potassium-transporting ATPase subunit KdpA: protein MNTEILGVVAQVALMVILAYPLGRYIAKVYKGEKTWSDFMAPIERVIYKVCGIDPKEEMNWKQFLKALLILNAFWFVWGMVLLVSQGWLPLNPDGNGPQTPDQAFNTCISFMVNCNLQHYSGESGLTYFTQLFVIMLFQFITAATGMAAMAGIMKSMAAKTTKTIGNFWHFLVVSCTRILLPLSLIVGFILILQGTPMGFDGKMKVTTLEGQEQMVSQGPAAAIVPIKQLGTNGGGYFGVNSSHPLENPTYLTNMVECWSILIIPMAMVLALGFYTRRKKLAYSIFGVMLFAFLVGVCINVSQEMGGNPRIDELGIAQDNGAMEGKEVRLGAGATALWSIVTTVTSNGSVNGMHDSTMPLSGMMEMLNMQINTWFGGVGVGWMNYYTFIIIAVFISGLMVGRTPEFLGKKVEAREMKIATIVALLHPFVILVFTAISSYIYVYHPDFVESEGGWLNNLGFHGLSEQLYEYTSCAANNGSGFEGLGDNTYFWNWTCGIVLILSRFLPIIGQVAIAGLLAQKKFIPESAGTLKTDTLTFGIMTFVVIFIVAALSFFPVHALSTIAEHLSL, encoded by the coding sequence ATGAATACAGAAATTTTAGGTGTGGTCGCACAAGTTGCCTTGATGGTGATTTTGGCTTATCCACTAGGAAGATACATTGCCAAGGTTTATAAAGGAGAGAAAACCTGGTCGGATTTCATGGCTCCTATTGAAAGAGTCATTTATAAAGTATGCGGAATTGACCCTAAAGAAGAAATGAACTGGAAACAGTTCCTGAAAGCATTATTGATATTGAATGCATTTTGGTTCGTATGGGGAATGGTATTGCTGGTTTCGCAAGGATGGTTACCTTTAAATCCGGATGGCAACGGTCCCCAAACGCCGGATCAGGCTTTTAATACCTGTATCAGTTTTATGGTCAACTGTAACTTGCAGCACTATAGTGGTGAAAGCGGATTGACTTATTTCACACAGCTGTTTGTCATTATGCTCTTCCAGTTTATTACCGCTGCAACCGGTATGGCTGCTATGGCTGGTATTATGAAGAGTATGGCTGCCAAGACAACAAAAACAATCGGTAACTTCTGGCATTTTTTGGTAGTGAGCTGTACACGTATCCTGTTACCGCTTTCTTTGATTGTAGGTTTCATCCTGATTCTTCAGGGAACCCCGATGGGATTCGACGGAAAAATGAAGGTCACTACCCTCGAAGGACAGGAACAGATGGTTTCGCAAGGACCTGCGGCTGCCATTGTGCCCATTAAACAATTAGGAACGAATGGAGGCGGTTACTTTGGTGTGAACTCTTCTCATCCGTTGGAAAATCCGACTTATCTTACCAATATGGTGGAGTGCTGGTCTATCTTGATTATTCCGATGGCAATGGTACTTGCATTAGGGTTTTATACTCGTAGAAAGAAACTGGCTTATAGTATTTTCGGAGTGATGCTCTTTGCTTTCCTGGTAGGCGTCTGTATCAATGTCAGTCAGGAAATGGGTGGAAATCCCCGTATCGATGAACTGGGAATTGCGCAGGATAACGGTGCGATGGAAGGTAAGGAAGTTCGTTTGGGTGCCGGAGCTACAGCACTTTGGAGCATTGTGACTACTGTTACTTCCAATGGTTCGGTGAATGGTATGCATGATTCTACTATGCCGTTGTCAGGTATGATGGAGATGCTGAATATGCAGATTAATACTTGGTTCGGCGGTGTAGGCGTAGGTTGGATGAATTATTATACGTTCATTATTATCGCGGTATTTATCAGCGGTTTGATGGTAGGTCGTACCCCGGAATTTCTCGGAAAGAAAGTAGAAGCCCGTGAAATGAAAATAGCTACGATAGTAGCACTGCTTCATCCATTTGTCATATTAGTGTTCACAGCAATCTCAAGTTATATATATGTATATCATCCTGACTTTGTGGAAAGCGAGGGCGGTTGGCTGAACAATCTTGGATTCCACGGCTTGAGTGAGCAGCTTTATGAGTATACATCTTGTGCCGCTAACAATGGTTCCGGCTTTGAAGGACTGGGAGATAATACTTATTTCTGGAACTGGACCTGTGGTATTGTACTTATTCTTAGCCGATTCCTGCCTATTATCGGACAAGTTGCCATTGCCGGCCTGCTGGCTCAGAAGAAGTTCATTCCCGAGAGTGCCGGAACACTGAAGACTGATACGCTGACTTTCGGAATAATGACGTTTGTCGTTATCTTCATTGTGGCTGCTCTGTCCTTCTTCCCGGTACACGCTTTGAGTACAATTGCCGAACATTTAAGTTTGTAA
- a CDS encoding discoidin domain-containing protein, producing the protein MNIWKTTLLLVLLFTGITVHAQKVKISLNSDGNLTIWKVKAQAEIEHPSDMMTTRYDTRDWVKATVPGTVFGSYVLEGLEPDPNFADNAYKVDKAKYDRNFWYRTEFNSPEVENGERVWLNFEGVNRKGEIFFNGTRLGLLDGFMHRGNFDITDLLSKNGKNVLAVLVHWVGTPVPNYASPTYMSCAGWDWMPYVPGLLTGITDDVYLTKNGEVSIVDPWIRSKVPSKNKAVLSLQLELRNHTDIEQKGVLKGIIQPGNIEFTEDLVIEAGKQRTFLLDDSKFSQFIIQNPALWWPNGYGQPNLYTCELTYMVNGKASDKQNITFGIREYGSELVDGVLHLKINGEPVYVKGGNWGMSEYMLRCRGEEYDLKLKLHNEMHFNMIRNWIGSVTDDEFYEACDKYGIMVWDDFWLNSNSNLPDDVFAFNMNAVEKIKRLRNHACIAVWCGDNEGYPLQPLNKWLEEDVRTYDGGDRAYHANSHSDGLSGSGPWTNSHPNWYFTKAPYGYGANITKGWGFRTEIGTAVFTTFDSFKKFMPEKDWWPRNEMWDKHFFGNSAGNASPDKYFSTVEFNYGKAKGIEDFCRKAQLVNVEVNKAMYEGFQHHIWEDASGILTWMGQSAYPSLVWQTYDYYYDLTGAYWGIRKACEPVHIQWSYADNSVKVINTTLKEQKGLTATGKVYNLDGKEMGRYSQSVVLDAAANKDSYCFHLNFTTDNLAFGKKAVASSISADAGEPSAAIDASDGSRWASEPRDEEWIYVDLGEPTEIASVILNWEAAHAKAYKLLISDDAINWKEIYINEDSKGGVEEIKIKPVRTRYVKMQGLKQATMWGYSLYEFELYGRKKKPTDLTPVHFIKLELNDENGQLLSDNFYWRSNKPGDYKALNNLPKAKLRTTSSLVDSNGKKVIKAKIENVGSSVAFAVHVQAIRSSDGERILPALMNDNYFTLLKGESKDIEIEFDSDLLPDGNYSLSVIPYNK; encoded by the coding sequence ATGAATATTTGGAAGACTACACTGTTACTTGTTTTATTATTTACTGGTATCACCGTTCATGCACAAAAAGTAAAAATTTCATTGAATAGTGATGGAAATCTGACGATATGGAAAGTGAAAGCTCAGGCAGAAATTGAGCATCCTTCTGATATGATGACTACCCGATATGACACGAGGGATTGGGTCAAAGCAACTGTGCCGGGAACGGTGTTTGGTTCGTATGTATTAGAAGGACTGGAGCCTGATCCGAATTTTGCTGATAATGCGTATAAAGTCGATAAAGCAAAATATGACCGTAACTTCTGGTATCGTACAGAGTTTAATTCGCCGGAGGTGGAAAACGGAGAAAGAGTATGGCTAAATTTTGAAGGGGTTAACCGTAAAGGAGAAATATTCTTTAATGGGACGCGTCTCGGGTTGCTTGATGGATTTATGCATCGGGGGAATTTCGATATAACCGATTTGCTGTCAAAAAACGGTAAGAATGTGCTTGCCGTCCTTGTGCATTGGGTAGGCACTCCGGTTCCCAATTATGCAAGTCCTACTTATATGTCATGTGCCGGCTGGGATTGGATGCCTTATGTTCCCGGTCTTCTGACTGGTATTACTGACGACGTCTATTTGACAAAAAACGGCGAAGTGTCTATCGTCGATCCTTGGATACGTTCGAAAGTTCCTTCTAAAAACAAAGCGGTTTTAAGCTTGCAGTTGGAACTACGGAATCATACAGATATAGAGCAGAAAGGAGTGTTGAAAGGTATCATTCAGCCGGGCAACATTGAATTTACCGAAGATTTGGTAATTGAGGCAGGCAAACAGCGGACTTTTCTTCTGGATGATAGCAAGTTCAGTCAATTTATAATTCAGAATCCTGCTTTGTGGTGGCCTAATGGTTACGGACAGCCAAATCTTTATACCTGCGAACTGACTTATATGGTGAATGGTAAGGCTTCTGATAAACAGAATATTACATTTGGTATTCGTGAATACGGTTCCGAGCTGGTTGACGGTGTGCTTCATCTTAAAATAAATGGTGAACCTGTTTATGTAAAAGGAGGAAACTGGGGAATGAGCGAATATATGTTGCGTTGTCGGGGTGAAGAATATGATCTTAAATTGAAACTTCACAATGAGATGCATTTTAATATGATACGCAATTGGATCGGTTCGGTTACGGATGATGAGTTTTATGAAGCTTGCGATAAATACGGCATTATGGTGTGGGACGACTTCTGGTTAAATTCAAATTCGAATCTTCCGGATGATGTTTTTGCTTTCAATATGAATGCAGTGGAAAAGATCAAGCGTTTGCGTAATCATGCTTGTATTGCAGTGTGGTGTGGTGATAATGAGGGGTATCCGTTACAGCCTCTTAATAAGTGGCTGGAGGAAGACGTTAGAACATACGATGGGGGTGATCGGGCCTATCATGCCAATTCCCATAGTGACGGCCTTTCCGGGAGTGGACCTTGGACTAATTCTCATCCTAACTGGTATTTTACCAAAGCCCCTTATGGATATGGTGCCAATATAACTAAAGGATGGGGATTCCGTACAGAAATAGGTACAGCTGTCTTTACTACTTTCGATAGCTTTAAGAAATTTATGCCCGAAAAAGATTGGTGGCCACGTAATGAAATGTGGGACAAGCATTTCTTTGGCAATTCGGCGGGGAACGCCAGTCCCGACAAATATTTCTCTACCGTAGAGTTCAATTATGGTAAAGCGAAAGGTATTGAAGATTTTTGCCGGAAAGCTCAATTAGTGAATGTTGAGGTGAATAAAGCGATGTACGAAGGCTTTCAACATCATATTTGGGAAGATGCTTCCGGCATATTGACTTGGATGGGGCAGTCGGCTTATCCTTCATTGGTATGGCAAACCTATGATTATTATTATGACTTGACCGGGGCTTACTGGGGAATCAGAAAGGCGTGTGAACCGGTTCATATTCAGTGGAGTTATGCTGATAATAGTGTAAAAGTGATCAATACCACTTTGAAAGAGCAGAAAGGACTTACGGCTACAGGTAAAGTCTATAATCTGGATGGGAAAGAAATGGGGCGTTATAGCCAGTCTGTAGTTTTGGATGCCGCCGCTAATAAGGATTCCTATTGTTTCCATCTGAATTTTACAACAGACAACCTTGCTTTCGGTAAGAAAGCGGTTGCTTCCTCCATTTCGGCAGATGCCGGAGAGCCAAGTGCCGCGATTGATGCCAGTGATGGCAGTCGTTGGGCGAGTGAACCCCGTGATGAAGAATGGATTTATGTTGATCTGGGTGAACCTACTGAAATAGCCTCTGTCATATTGAACTGGGAAGCTGCTCATGCAAAAGCTTATAAACTGTTGATTTCGGATGATGCAATAAACTGGAAAGAAATTTATATCAATGAGGACTCTAAAGGCGGTGTCGAAGAGATTAAGATAAAACCTGTTCGTACTCGTTATGTGAAAATGCAAGGGTTGAAACAGGCTACTATGTGGGGATATTCACTTTATGAATTTGAATTATATGGTAGAAAAAAGAAGCCAACGGATTTGACTCCTGTGCATTTCATCAAGTTGGAACTGAACGATGAAAACGGGCAACTGCTTTCTGATAACTTTTATTGGCGTTCCAATAAACCGGGAGACTATAAAGCATTGAATAATTTGCCGAAAGCCAAATTGCGTACAACATCAAGCTTAGTGGATAGTAATGGTAAGAAAGTGATTAAAGCAAAGATCGAAAATGTGGGATCATCAGTCGCTTTTGCTGTTCACGTACAGGCTATTCGCTCTTCTGATGGTGAGCGTATATTACCTGCTCTGATGAATGATAATTATTTCACATTGTTGAAAGGAGAGTCTAAAGATATTGAAATAGAATTTGATTCGGATTTGTTGCCTGATGGTAATTATAGTTTAAGTGTGATTCCTTATAATAAATAA
- a CDS encoding hexokinase family protein, with the protein MEKNIFKLDNEQLKAIVCSFRDKTEEGLKTENAEIQCIPTFIAPKTTHIKGKSLVLDLGGTNYRVAIVDFDKATPTVHPNNGWKKDMSIMKSVGYTREELFKELADMIIGIKREEEMPIGYCFSYPAESVPGGDAKLLRWTKGVDIKEMVGEFIGKPLLDYLNERNKIKFTGIKVVNDTIASLFAGLTDNSYDAYIGLIVGTGTNMATFIPADKIEKLDQSCNAHGLIPVNLESGNFHPPFLTAVDDTVDAISGNPGKQRFEKAVSGMYLGDILKTAFPLEEFEEKFDAQKLTSIMNYPDIYKDVYVQVAQWIYGRSAQLVAASLTGLIMLLKSYNKDIRKVCLVAEGSLFWSENRKDKNYNILVMEKLRELLQLFGLEDIEVDIKSMNNANLIGTGIAALS; encoded by the coding sequence ATGGAAAAAAACATTTTTAAGTTAGATAATGAACAGCTCAAAGCAATTGTATGCTCATTTCGGGATAAAACAGAAGAAGGGTTAAAAACGGAAAATGCAGAGATACAATGCATTCCTACCTTCATTGCTCCAAAAACAACCCATATTAAAGGAAAGTCACTGGTACTTGACCTGGGAGGAACCAATTATCGGGTGGCAATCGTAGATTTCGACAAAGCAACACCAACCGTTCACCCGAACAATGGCTGGAAAAAAGACATGTCAATTATGAAGTCCGTCGGATATACCCGCGAAGAGTTATTCAAAGAATTGGCCGATATGATTATAGGAATCAAACGTGAGGAAGAAATGCCTATCGGTTATTGTTTTTCTTATCCGGCCGAGTCCGTACCGGGTGGAGACGCCAAACTGTTACGCTGGACAAAAGGAGTAGATATTAAAGAAATGGTTGGAGAATTTATCGGAAAACCTTTACTCGACTATCTGAATGAAAGAAACAAAATTAAGTTTACAGGCATCAAGGTAGTAAACGATACTATAGCCAGTTTATTCGCCGGTCTCACAGATAATAGTTATGATGCATATATCGGCCTCATCGTAGGGACAGGAACCAATATGGCAACTTTTATCCCTGCCGATAAAATTGAAAAACTGGATCAGTCATGCAATGCACATGGATTGATTCCTGTCAATTTGGAATCAGGCAATTTCCATCCGCCCTTTCTGACTGCGGTAGATGATACCGTTGACGCTATTTCCGGTAATCCGGGAAAGCAACGTTTTGAGAAAGCGGTATCCGGTATGTATCTGGGAGACATACTGAAAACAGCCTTTCCGCTGGAAGAGTTCGAAGAGAAATTCGACGCACAGAAACTGACTTCCATTATGAATTACCCGGACATCTACAAGGATGTATATGTACAGGTAGCACAATGGATTTATGGCAGATCCGCACAATTGGTTGCCGCCTCACTTACGGGGCTTATCATGTTACTGAAATCCTATAATAAAGATATACGAAAAGTTTGCCTGGTAGCCGAAGGCAGTCTTTTCTGGAGTGAAAACAGGAAGGATAAAAACTATAACATTCTCGTTATGGAAAAACTAAGAGAACTCCTTCAATTATTCGGCCTGGAAGATATTGAAGTGGATATAAAAAGTATGAATAACGCAAACCTGATAGGGACAGGCATTGCGGCATTATCATAA
- the kdpF gene encoding K(+)-transporting ATPase subunit F, translating to MYTTLFVLGIAIFGYLMYVLIRPEKF from the coding sequence ATGTACACAACACTATTTGTATTAGGTATTGCAATCTTCGGTTATTTGATGTATGTACTCATCAGACCCGAAAAGTTTTAA